A single genomic interval of Macadamia integrifolia cultivar HAES 741 unplaced genomic scaffold, SCU_Mint_v3 scaffold1963, whole genome shotgun sequence harbors:
- the LOC122065291 gene encoding uncharacterized protein LOC122065291, whose protein sequence is MRVLFWNIRGVRKEAGRRALKFLLRESSPEILCVAEPMVEVSSFPSLFFDKLGYAAEVIPNNRQDRVPNIWVIWKRGMARPSLVSMSDQQLIVEIDWMGKRVLMSFIHASCFKIERRSLWSDLASISTISSPWVVIGDFNATLMSHEKRGPGNFNLGSAVEFQAMADSCMLFPYPSQGKKYTWSNNRKRGNVLAVLDRSFYNEQWIDEFKNVFQGVLTCSASDHSPLLIQSFAVPKPPNIPFRFHSFWMENNGFLPLVENVWSQSVSGNPISRLAQRLKNVKLAVKAWAKGAFPNLNEEVDKATSNLKRVQDSIAESGMTDLLFNEEADARTGLLNASKLHEKMWSEKAKIKWLKNGDRNSKFFHLSGAFQKGKIISSNIGLASELANLMQSAVRGGGMGIKLDVQKAYDSLSWDFLLATLEKFGFSPKWINRVHQLLISTRISILLNGGPVGFFGVGRGLRQGDPISPILFILAEEVLCRGLKNMVVEGKMKSLSGPRGAITPSHLLFVDDIFIFMNGSATYVKQLHAFLSKYQEFSGQMINLEKSKIFFGKIAPHRRQFITEYLGVAAATFPTKYLGVEIFKGRVKNNHLLPLLDNIKSRLAGWKGKLLSIAGRVELVKSVISGIPIHNFSIYWWPEGSMKLVERWI, encoded by the exons ATGCGTGTTCTATTCTGGAACATTCGGGGTGTCCGAAAGGAGGCTGGTAGGAGGGCTTTGAAATTTCTCCTCAGAGAATCTTCACCAGAGATTCTATGTGTAGCTGAACCGATGGTTGAGGTCAGTAGTTTTCCctcattattttttgataaattgggTTATGCGGCTGAAGTGATTCCCAATAATCGTCAGGATAGGGTGCCCAATATTTGGGTTATCTGGAAGCGAGGTATGGCTCGTCCTTCCCTGGTTTCAATGTCAGACCAACAACTCATTGTTGAGATTGATTGGATGGGTAAAAGAGTTCTCATGTCATTTATTCATGCCAGTTGTTTCAAAATTGAGCGTAGATCGCTTTGGTCTGATCTTGCTTCGATTTCTACTATTTCTTCTCCATGGGTAGTTATTGGCGATTTTAATGCCACTCTAATGTCTCATGAGAAAAGAGGGCCGGGTAATTTTAATTTGGGATCGGCAGTAGAGTTCCAAGCTATGGCTGACTCATGTATGCTCTTTCCCTACCCCTCTCAAGGGAAAAAATACACTTGGTCGAATAACCGTAAAAGGGGTAATGTGCTGGCAGTCTTAGACCGGAGTTTTTATAATGAGCAGTGGATTGATGAGTTCAAGAATGTTTTCCAGGGGGTCCTCACATGCTCTGCGTCGGATCACTCTCCTCTATTGATTCAGTCTTTTGCTGTCCCAAAACCCCCCAATATCCCATTTCGTTTCCACAGCTTCTGGATGGAGAACAACGGTTTTCTCCCGTTGGTGGAGAATGTTTGGTCGCAGTCTGTTAGTGGAAACCCGATTTCTAGACTAGCCCAAAGGCTGAAAAATGTAAAATTAGCTGTCAAGGCCTGGGCAAAAGGGGCTTTCCCTAATCTAAATGAGGAAGTGGATAAAGCTACGTCAAATTTAAAAAGAGTGCAGGATTCTATTGCTGAATCTGGAATGACCgaccttctttttaatgaaGAGGCCGATGCAAGAACTGGTCTCTTGAATGCATCAAAGCTGCATGAGAAAATGTGGTCTGAGAAAGCAAAAATCAAATGGTTAAAGAATGGGGatcgaaattcaaaatttttccatctctcg GGTGCCTTTcagaagggtaaaatcatctcaTCAAATATTGGCCTAGCATCCGAGCTAGCAAATTTGATGCAGTCTGCAGTAAGGGGAGGTGGTATGGGCATAAAGCTGGACGTGCAAAAGGCTTATGATTCCCTTTCTTGGGATTTTCTACTTGCCACATTAGAAAAATTTGGCTTCTCTCCAAAGTGGATTAACAGGGTTCACCAGCTGCTTATTTCAACAAGGATTTCTATCTTATTgaatggaggtccagtgggaTTTTTTGGGGTTGGCCGtggtttgagacaaggggaccctatCTCTCCTATTCTGTTCATTTTGGCCGAGGAAGTGCTATGTAGAGGCCTCAAAAATATGGTGGTGGAAGGTAAGATGAAATCTCTCTCGGGTCCGAGAGGTGCTATTACTCCCTCTCATCTGCTTTTCGTAgacgacattttcatttttatgaatggCTCTGCCACTTATGTTAAGCAGCTCCATGCTTTTTTATCCAAGTATCAGGAGTTCTCTGGTCAGATGATTAACTTGGAGAAAAGCaagatattttttgggaaaattgctCCTCATAGAAGACAATTTATTACTGAGTATTTGGGAGTGGCAGCTGCtacctttcccaccaaatacctGGGGGTGGAGATCTTTAAAGGACGAGTGAAAAATAaccaccttcttcctcttctggatAATATAAAAAGCAGACTtgcaggatggaaagggaaactcCTATCTATAGCTGGAAGGGTGGAACTTGTTAAGTCGGTCATTTCTGGGATTCCAATCCATAATTTCTCTATATATTGGTGGCCTGAAGGATCGATGAAGTTGGTGGAGCGTTGGATCTGA